In the genome of Magnetococcales bacterium, the window AGCTGGGAGAGCGCTTGAATGGCATTCAAGAGGTCGGCGGTTCGATCCCGCCTGGCTCCACCAATTCAGACTGTTGATGAAAAGCCGCCCGCCAAGGCGGCTTTTTTTATTTGACTTTCAATATTTATCTTTTAAGTAGCAAAAAAAGGAAATGTTCTGTCCTTTGACTTGGTTTTTAATACGTTTCTTTTGAAGCCTGATATTTTAAAAGAAAAAATCAAGCGAAAAAGCCAAAAGATTAGAACATTTTCTTTTTTTGATACTTAAAAGATAACATATTAAAAACATATAATTGATTGACTTTTGGGAGAATCCGGAGGTGACATGGAATACCGATTTTCCTCTCTGCCAGGCCGATGGGTCAGCCCTGAATTGATTGACGAATACGCCAAATTCTATTCCGAGCATTACGGATATTGGCAAAGCCCGGCTGCCCCACTCAAACGAATCAAGCTTGGTTCGGAACATCTCAAAAAATGGTTTACGGACGAACGCTCCCAAGTTGCGGAAGCCCGTTTGCAGAATGAACTTATCGGGTACGCCATTTCCATTCAAGCCAAAACAGCCAAGGGGAAGATAATTTCCTGGGTTACGCAACTGGTGGTTCACAGCGACCACCGCCAAAAAGGCGTTGGGAAGGAGTTGTTGTTTTCCGCCTGGTGTTTCTCCGATCATTTCGCCTGGGGACTACTCAGTTCGAATCCCTATGCGGTCAGAGCCTTGGAAAAGGCCACCCGAAGGCGTTGCGACCCCGCCCGCATCCACAAAAACCGCAAGATGCTTTTCAATTTCGGCCTACAACATGTTTGGTATATCAAACCGGACACCTGCTGGACGACCGGGGAAAACGCCTCTATCATCGACACAACGTTCAACGTCGACCATTCCCGACTGCCGGAGATGATCGAACACGTTACGTCCCCGGAGAAGCCCTGGTTGCTGGGAGAGCTACCGGATGGCTGGGAATGGGCAGCCTTCACCTTTCAGGACCAACCCCAATTCTCCCTGACCCAGGGAGAGATCGAGCAAATGCTTCAGGCCTCGGACCAAACGGTCAAGCAAGCCTATTCGAGGATGCTGTTGGACCACGATCACCAATGGGCCCGACACACCGCCCACGAGGTCCAATGGATAATCGACGCCTGCCAACTGGAGCCTGGCGACACCGTGCTGGACGTTGGCTGTGGTCGGGGTCGTCACAGCAACGGCCTGGGGCTTCGGGGGTATGCGGTGACCGGCGTCGATTATCTGGAAAACTTCATCTCTTCAGCCAAGGCGAACAAATCCCCCGACAGCAACGTGGAATTCATCGTCGGGGATTGCCGAAGCCTCCGTCTGGGCA includes:
- a CDS encoding GNAT family N-acetyltransferase, which gives rise to MEYRFSSLPGRWVSPELIDEYAKFYSEHYGYWQSPAAPLKRIKLGSEHLKKWFTDERSQVAEARLQNELIGYAISIQAKTAKGKIISWVTQLVVHSDHRQKGVGKELLFSAWCFSDHFAWGLLSSNPYAVRALEKATRRRCDPARIHKNRKMLFNFGLQHVWYIKPDTCWTTGENASIIDTTFNVDHSRLPEMIEHVTSPEKPWLLGELPDGWEWAAFTFQDQPQFSLTQGEIEQMLQASDQTVKQAYSRMLLDHDHQWARHTAHEVQWIIDACQLEPGDTVLDVGCGRGRHSNGLGLRGYAVTGVDYLENFISSAKANKSPDSNVEFIVGDCRSLRLGRRYSAVICLYDVIGSYADEEDNRRILNTLAEHLREGGLALLSVMNFELTNALAKHHFSLADNPDELLNLKASDTMERTGDIFDPDYFMIDRDTHLCYRKEQFKEQNQLHKEYIVRDKRYTQAEIETLCAASGLQVVWSRFVRAGDWTTPLPNTSPKAKEILLLCRKAGASVPDEGNPTE